The following coding sequences are from one Devosia yakushimensis window:
- the glgA gene encoding glycogen synthase GlgA produces MEVLSVASELYPLIKTGGLADVTGALPGALAHNDINMRTLVPGYPAVMNKLTGGRVVAEIADLFGVPAKLIAGRVAGVDIIVIDAPALYDRPGNPYVSPDGWDWSDNWKRFAALSWVGAELGQGLVEGYHPQIIHAHDWQGGLAPAYIKYGPSDRVKTVMTIHNIAFKGFFGPEIFSQLRLPPHAFGVNGVEYYGGISYLKSGMECADFVTTVSPNYADEIRTPAFGMGLEGLLNGRADTVMGILNGIDIAAWDPATDKALAQPYGINNVHLRRANKLAVAERFGLDGIDGPLFCVVSRLTDQKGMDLLLQIVDGLVDLGARLAVLGSGEGYLEDGFRHAWARHPGKVSIITGYNEELSHLMQGGCDAILIPSRFEPCGLTQLYGLRYGCVPVVSRIGGLADTVIDANPAAIAAEVATGVMFDANSAHALYEAIRRTVRLFADDKLWKKIQRRGMKSDVSWEASAARYAGLYATLIGQKIDDSSDH; encoded by the coding sequence ATCGAAGTTCTCTCGGTTGCCTCCGAGCTCTATCCGCTGATCAAGACTGGCGGCCTCGCCGACGTCACCGGCGCCTTGCCGGGGGCGTTGGCGCATAACGACATAAATATGCGGACCCTGGTGCCCGGCTATCCTGCCGTCATGAACAAGCTGACGGGCGGGCGGGTTGTCGCCGAGATTGCCGATCTCTTCGGTGTGCCGGCCAAGCTGATTGCGGGCCGCGTGGCGGGTGTCGATATCATCGTGATCGACGCGCCCGCGCTCTATGACCGGCCGGGCAATCCCTATGTCAGCCCCGATGGCTGGGACTGGTCGGACAATTGGAAGCGGTTCGCCGCCCTAAGCTGGGTAGGCGCCGAGCTGGGTCAGGGGCTGGTCGAGGGCTATCACCCCCAGATCATCCATGCGCATGACTGGCAGGGGGGCCTGGCGCCCGCCTATATCAAATATGGTCCGTCCGACCGCGTCAAAACGGTGATGACGATCCACAATATCGCGTTCAAGGGCTTTTTCGGCCCCGAGATATTCTCGCAGCTGCGCTTGCCGCCACATGCCTTCGGGGTCAATGGCGTCGAATATTACGGCGGTATTTCCTATCTTAAATCGGGCATGGAATGTGCCGATTTCGTCACCACGGTCAGCCCCAATTATGCCGACGAAATCCGCACGCCGGCTTTCGGCATGGGGTTGGAAGGGCTGCTCAATGGCCGGGCCGATACCGTCATGGGCATTCTCAACGGCATCGATATCGCTGCCTGGGACCCGGCGACGGACAAGGCGCTGGCGCAGCCCTATGGGATCAACAATGTCCATCTGCGCCGGGCCAACAAGCTGGCGGTCGCCGAGCGATTTGGCCTCGACGGGATCGATGGGCCGCTGTTCTGCGTGGTCAGCCGGCTGACCGACCAGAAGGGCATGGACCTGCTGCTGCAGATCGTGGATGGGCTGGTCGATCTGGGGGCGCGACTGGCCGTGCTGGGATCGGGCGAGGGGTATCTCGAAGACGGTTTCCGCCACGCCTGGGCGCGCCATCCGGGCAAGGTTTCCATCATCACCGGCTATAACGAAGAGCTCTCCCACCTCATGCAAGGAGGATGCGACGCAATCCTGATCCCCTCCCGGTTCGAGCCCTGCGGGCTGACCCAGCTTTATGGGTTGCGCTATGGCTGCGTGCCGGTGGTCAGCCGCATTGGCGGACTGGCCGACACGGTGATCGATGCCAATCCTGCCGCAATTGCCGCGGAAGTTGCCACCGGCGTCATGTTCGACGCCAATAGCGCGCATGCGCTCTACGAAGCCATCCGGCGCACGGTCCGGCTATTCGCCGACGACAAGCTCTGGAAGAAAATCCAACGGCGAGGAATGAAATCGGACGTTTCCTGGGAAGCGAGCGCGGCGCGCTATGCCGGTCTCTACGCCACCCTTATCGGGCAGAAAATAGATGACAGTTCAGACCATTAA